A section of the Oncorhynchus tshawytscha isolate Ot180627B linkage group LG09, Otsh_v2.0, whole genome shotgun sequence genome encodes:
- the LOC112258475 gene encoding modulator of macroautophagy TMEM150B, with translation MWLWALLPICLAVFGTVGIWVVFGIAVSNETVNITARFPYISECGTYDPQSCIFSQVCNICAVLILWVVVIRFQQVRDYGQNSKVNIASIVLGFISSLGISILGSFRQSVLFGIHVFGAFLAFFVGLAYFWLQVWLTYKVQPSKGRRWMGPLRAALCSICTILVITMAIGLLFDTGYRSMASISEWALVMCFFVLFGLFASEFRHIDHHQLTVQNQGLSKTQSINSGGIIMYSGTANRTVM, from the exons ATGTGGCTCTGGGCACTCCTTCCAATCTGCTTGGCGGTGTTTGGCACTGTGGGAATATGGGTGGT GTTCGGTATCGCTGTATCAAATGAGACTGTTAATATCACAGCGAGATTCCCCTACATCAG tgAATGTGGCACCTATGATCCACAGAGCTGTATCTTTTCCCAGGTCTGCAACATCTGTGCTGTCTTGA TCCTGTGGGTTGTGGTGATCCGGTTTCAGCAGGTCAGGGACTATGGTCAGAACAGCAAGGTGAACATCGCCAGTATCGTACTGGGCTTCATCTCATCTCTGGGCATCTCCATCCTCGGCAGCTTTCGG CAATCTGTGTTGTTTGGCATCCATGTGTTCGGGGCTTTTCTGGCCTTCTTTGTGGGCCTGGCCTACTTCTGGTTGCAGGTGTGGCTCACCTATAAAGTCCAGCCCTCTAAAGGCCGTCGCTGGATGGGGCCTCTCAGAGCTGCCCTCTGTAGTATCTGCACCATCTTGGTCATCACCA TGGCCATAGGTCTACTCTTTGATACTGGCTACCGCTCAATGGCGTCCATTTCTGAGTGGGCTTTGGTCATGTGCTTCTTTGTCCTATTTGGCCTCTTTGCATCCGAGTTCCGTCACATCGACCATCACCAGCTCACCGTGCAGAACCAAGGCCTCAGCAAGACCCAGAGCATCAACAGTGGTGGGATCATAATGTACAGTGGTACAGCCAACAGAACAGTAATGTAA
- the LOC112258478 gene encoding adenylosuccinate lyase yields MDEFSKYRSPLVSRYASKEMAYNFSDRKKFTTWRKLWIYLAKAEKALGLLVTDAQVTEMESHAEDIDFAMAAEEESKLRHDVMAHVHTFAHCCPTAAPIIHLGATSCYVGDNTDLILLRDGFDILLPKLARVIDRLSNFAEKYAGLPTLGFTHYQPAQLTTVGKRACLWLQDLAMDMRNLQRAREDLRFRGVKGTTGTQASFLQLFQGDHDKVEDLDRMVTEMAGFKKAYMVTGQTYSRKVDIDSLSHLASMGATIHKICTDIRLLANLKEIEEPFEKEQIGSSAMAYKRNPMRCERCCSLARHLIALLADPLQTASVQWLERTLDDSANRRISLPESFLTADIILSTLQNITEGLVVYPKVIERHIRHELPFMATENIIMAMVKAGGNRQDCHEKIRVLSQQAANVVKQEGGDNDLLARVQADPYFAPILGHLDNILDPKTFIGRAPQQVARFLSEEVRPLLEPYKAEIDVKFELEL; encoded by the exons ATGGACGAATTTAGTAAGTATCGTTCGCCGCTGGTGTCTCGATATGCCAGCAAGGAAATGGCCTACAACTTCAGTGACAGGAAGAAATTCACAACGTGGAGAAAACTGTGGATATACCTGGCCAAAGCGGAAAAG GCTCTTGGCCTGCTCGTCACCGACGCCCAGGTGACCGAGATGGAAAGCCACGCTGAGGACATCGACTTTGCCATGGCGGCGGAGGAGGAGAGCAAGCTGAGGCACGATGTCATGGCCCACGTGCACACCTTTGCCCACTGCTGCCCCACCGCGGCTCCCATCATCCACCTGGGCGCCACTTCCTGTTACGTGGGAGACAACACG GATTTGATCCTGCTTCGTGACGGTTTTGACATTCTCCTGCCGAAG TTGGCCAGAGTGATCGACAGACTGTCAAACTTTGCTGAAAAATACGCTGGTCTCCCCACCCTGGGTTTCACACATTACCA GCCGGCCCAGTTGACCACAGTGGGTAAGAGAGCATGTCTGTGGCTCCAGGACCTGGCCATGGACATGCGGAACCTTCAGCGTGCCCGTGAAGACCTGCGTTTCCGGGGGGTGAAGGGTACTACGGGCACCCAGGCCAGCTTCCTGCAGCTCTTCCAGGGGGACCATGATAAGGTGGAGGATCTGGACAGAATGGTCACAGAGATGGCAGGCTTCAAAAA GGCCTACATGGTGACCGGACAGACGTACAGTCGTAAGGTGGACATtgactccctctctcacctggcCAGCATGGGAGCCACCATCCACAAG ATCTGCACTGACATCCGCCTGCTGGCTAACCTTAAAGAGATTGAGGAGCCTTTTGAGAAGGAGCAGATCG gCTCCAGTGCCATGGCCTACAAGAGGAACCCAATGCGTTGTGAGCGTTGCTGTAGTCTGGCCCGCCACCTGATAGCGCTGCTTGCTGATCCCCTCCAGACCGCCTCTGTCCAGTGGCTGGAAAGAACACTAGATGACAGTGCCAACAGGAGAATCTCTCTCCCTGAGTCTTTCCTTACTGCTGACATCATCCTCAGCACCCTGCAGAACATCACTGAAGGTCTGGTGGTCTACCCCAAG GTGATAGAGAGACACATCCGTCATGAGCTTCCCTTCATGGCTACAGAGAACATCATCATGGCTATGGTGAAGGCTGGAGGCAACAGACAG GACTGCCATGAGAAGATCCGTGTGTTGTCCCAGCAGGCTGCAAACGTGGTGAAACAGGAGGGGGGGGACAATGACCTCTTGGCCAGGGTCCAGGCTGACCCCTACTTCGCCCCTATCCTGGGCCATCTTGACAACATCCTGGACCCCAAGACCTTCATCGGCCGCGCCCCCCAACAG gtGGCGAGGTTTCTCTCTGAGGAGGTACGTCCTCTGCTGGAACCTTACAAGGCCGAGATTGACGTCAAATTTGAGCTGGAGCTCTAA